A region from the Kribbella shirazensis genome encodes:
- a CDS encoding TIGR03084 family metal-binding protein: protein MQLDEVLADLWAESAELDRLVGGLAAEEWATPTPAEGWTIAHQIAHLAWTDEAAELAATDPDAFKASLQTAAASPATYVDDGAAETAALPPDQLLTYWRETRTELAEALKSVPAGQKVLWYGPPMSPTSMATARLMETWAHGQDVFDALGVRRQPSNRLRHVAHLAVRTRDFAYMLNDRTPPAEPFRVELTGPDGDAWTWGPEDATQRVTAPAVDFCLLATQRRHRDDLAVEAEGADAEEWLGIIQAFAGLPGKGRQAGQFT from the coding sequence GTGCAACTGGACGAAGTGCTGGCGGACCTGTGGGCCGAGAGTGCTGAACTGGATCGGTTGGTCGGTGGACTGGCGGCCGAGGAGTGGGCGACGCCGACACCGGCCGAGGGCTGGACGATCGCGCACCAGATCGCACACCTGGCCTGGACCGACGAGGCCGCAGAGCTGGCCGCGACCGATCCCGACGCCTTCAAGGCCTCCCTGCAGACGGCAGCCGCGAGCCCCGCGACGTACGTCGACGACGGTGCCGCGGAGACCGCCGCGCTGCCGCCGGATCAACTACTGACGTACTGGCGGGAGACCCGGACCGAGCTGGCCGAGGCGCTGAAGAGCGTCCCCGCCGGCCAGAAGGTGCTCTGGTACGGACCGCCGATGAGCCCGACCTCGATGGCGACCGCGCGGTTGATGGAAACGTGGGCCCACGGGCAGGACGTGTTCGACGCGCTCGGGGTACGACGGCAACCGAGCAACCGTCTGCGCCACGTCGCCCACCTCGCGGTCCGTACCCGCGACTTCGCGTACATGCTCAACGACCGCACCCCACCCGCCGAGCCGTTCCGCGTCGAGCTGACCGGACCGGACGGTGACGCCTGGACCTGGGGACCCGAGGACGCGACACAGCGCGTGACTGCGCCGGCGGTCGACTTCTGCCTGCTGGCAACACAACGCCGGCACCGGGACGACCTCGCCGTCGAGGCCGAGGGCGCGGACGCCGAGGAGTGGCTGGGGATCATCCAGGCGTTCGCCGGTCTGCCGGGGAAGGGCCGCCAGGCGGGACAGTTCACATGA
- a CDS encoding acyclic terpene utilization AtuA family protein: protein MTEPIRIGNASGFYGDRFSALQEMLTGGPLDVLTGDYLAELTMLILGRDRMRDPGLGYAKTFLKQLETGLGEALDRGVKVVSNAGGLNPSGLAAAIGELAGKLGLHPKIAYVEGDDLLARTEELGLGTPLTANAYLGAWGIAEALQAGADVVVTGRVTDASVIVGPAAAHHGWKRTQYDELAGAVAAGHVIECGCQATGGNYAFFTEIRDFGRPGFPIAEIHADGSSVITKHDDTGGAVTIDTVKAQLLYEITGARYAGPDVTTRLDTIELSVDGPDRIRISGVRGEAPPPTYKVSLNSVGGFRNEVDFVLTGLQLEQKAELVQRQLEQLLPKRPAELKWTLVWTEKPNAESEEEASVFLRCAVKDPDPQVVGRAFSSAAVELALASYPGFHVTAPPGDGSPYGVFQAGYVDIHEVEHVVVLPDGSRKVIEPAAETRPLEAVEDIEAPMPLLQLSSGPPRTREVPLGRIAGARSGDKGGDANVGVWVRDEKSWRWLAHTLTVELFKTLLPETRPLQVTRYLLPNLLAVNFVVEGLLGEGVAAQARFDPQAKAVGEWLRSRYVDVPEVLL, encoded by the coding sequence ATGACCGAGCCGATCCGCATCGGTAACGCGTCCGGGTTCTACGGGGACCGGTTCAGCGCGCTGCAGGAGATGTTGACCGGTGGGCCGTTGGATGTGTTGACGGGGGACTATCTGGCTGAGCTGACGATGCTCATCCTCGGGCGGGACCGGATGCGAGACCCAGGACTGGGTTATGCGAAGACGTTCCTCAAGCAGCTCGAGACGGGGTTGGGTGAGGCGCTGGATCGAGGTGTGAAGGTCGTCAGCAATGCGGGCGGGCTGAACCCCTCGGGGCTCGCGGCGGCCATCGGCGAACTGGCCGGCAAGCTCGGGCTGCATCCCAAGATCGCGTATGTCGAAGGCGACGATCTGCTGGCTCGCACGGAAGAGCTGGGTCTGGGTACGCCGCTGACCGCCAACGCCTACCTCGGCGCCTGGGGGATCGCGGAGGCGCTCCAGGCCGGCGCGGACGTCGTGGTGACCGGGCGGGTGACCGACGCCTCGGTGATCGTCGGACCGGCGGCGGCACATCACGGCTGGAAGCGGACGCAGTACGACGAACTCGCGGGGGCCGTCGCCGCCGGGCACGTGATCGAGTGCGGGTGCCAGGCGACCGGCGGGAACTACGCGTTCTTCACCGAAATCCGCGACTTCGGGCGCCCCGGGTTCCCGATCGCGGAGATCCACGCGGACGGCAGCAGCGTGATCACCAAGCACGACGACACGGGCGGCGCGGTCACGATCGACACGGTCAAGGCACAGCTGCTCTACGAGATCACCGGCGCCCGGTACGCCGGTCCGGACGTCACCACGCGTCTCGACACCATCGAACTGTCCGTCGACGGCCCCGACCGGATCAGGATCTCCGGCGTCCGCGGTGAGGCGCCGCCGCCGACGTACAAGGTCTCGCTGAACAGCGTCGGCGGCTTCCGCAACGAGGTCGACTTCGTGCTGACCGGGCTGCAGCTGGAGCAGAAGGCCGAGTTGGTGCAGCGGCAACTGGAACAGTTGCTGCCGAAACGGCCGGCCGAGCTGAAGTGGACGCTCGTGTGGACCGAGAAGCCGAACGCCGAGTCCGAGGAGGAGGCCAGCGTCTTCCTCCGGTGCGCGGTGAAGGATCCGGATCCGCAGGTCGTCGGCCGCGCGTTCAGCAGTGCGGCGGTCGAGCTGGCGCTGGCGAGCTATCCCGGGTTCCACGTCACCGCGCCGCCCGGCGACGGTTCGCCGTACGGCGTGTTCCAGGCCGGGTACGTCGACATTCACGAGGTGGAACACGTTGTCGTACTGCCCGACGGGTCGCGGAAGGTGATCGAACCCGCGGCCGAGACCCGACCGCTCGAGGCAGTCGAGGACATCGAGGCGCCGATGCCGTTGCTGCAGCTCTCGAGCGGGCCGCCACGGACGCGCGAGGTTCCGCTCGGCCGGATCGCGGGCGCGCGCTCGGGCGACAAGGGCGGCGACGCGAACGTCGGCGTGTGGGTGCGCGACGAGAAGTCGTGGCGCTGGCTGGCGCACACGCTCACGGTCGAGCTCTTCAAGACCCTCCTTCCCGAGACGCGGCCTCTGCAGGTCACCAGGTACCTCCTTCCGAACCTGTTGGCGGTGAACTTCGTCGTCGAGGGCCTGCTGGGTGAAGGTGTCGCGGCCCAGGCACGGTTCGATCCACAGGCGAAGGCGGTCGGCGAGTGGCTGCGGTCGCGGTACGTCGACGTACCGGAGGTGCTGTTGTGA
- a CDS encoding acyl-CoA dehydrogenase family protein, with translation MSAEETALRETVRRFMVAEVLPHLEQWERDGELPRELHKKAGALGLLGVGFPEAVGGGGGSLLDAIAVVEEMHYAGGSGGLVASLLTCGIALPHIIAGGNEDHIERWVRPTLDGELIGSLAITEPGGGSDVASLRTTARREGDVYVVNGAKTFITSGCRADFVTTAVRTDGPGPHGISLLVIDAGSAGFGVSRKLEKMGWLCSDTAELSFTDVRVPAGNLVGAQDSGFVQLAVNFVAERLTLAVQAYAGAQRALDLTVEWCRNRETFGRPLISRQTVQHTLTEMARRIDVARVYVHSVAERAVRGEDVIAETCFAKNTAVEAGQWVCDQALQLHGGLGYMREAEVERQYRDQKILAIGGGTTEILTGLASKRLGYTP, from the coding sequence GTGAGCGCCGAAGAAACGGCACTGCGGGAGACCGTACGGCGGTTCATGGTGGCTGAGGTGCTGCCGCATCTGGAGCAGTGGGAGCGGGACGGCGAGCTGCCGCGGGAGCTGCACAAGAAGGCCGGCGCTCTCGGGCTGCTCGGCGTCGGCTTCCCGGAGGCGGTCGGTGGTGGAGGTGGATCGCTCCTCGACGCGATCGCGGTCGTCGAAGAGATGCACTATGCCGGCGGATCCGGCGGCCTGGTCGCCTCTCTGCTGACGTGCGGCATCGCCCTTCCGCACATTATTGCTGGGGGCAACGAAGACCACATCGAGCGGTGGGTTCGGCCGACGTTGGACGGTGAGCTCATCGGAAGCCTGGCGATCACGGAGCCTGGTGGTGGGTCCGATGTGGCTTCTCTTCGTACGACGGCTCGGCGCGAAGGTGATGTGTATGTGGTGAACGGCGCGAAGACGTTCATCACGTCCGGTTGCCGCGCGGATTTTGTTACCACAGCAGTACGCACTGATGGGCCTGGACCGCACGGCATCAGTTTGCTCGTGATCGATGCCGGTTCGGCTGGGTTCGGGGTTTCGCGGAAGCTGGAGAAGATGGGGTGGCTGTGTTCGGACACGGCTGAGCTGTCGTTCACGGATGTTCGCGTGCCGGCCGGGAATCTGGTGGGGGCCCAGGACTCTGGATTTGTGCAGTTGGCGGTCAACTTCGTCGCGGAGAGGCTCACGTTGGCCGTGCAGGCGTACGCCGGAGCTCAGCGCGCGCTCGACCTGACCGTCGAATGGTGCCGGAATCGGGAGACGTTCGGGCGGCCGTTGATTTCGCGGCAGACGGTGCAGCACACGTTGACCGAGATGGCTCGGCGGATCGATGTGGCTCGTGTGTACGTGCATTCCGTGGCTGAGCGGGCGGTCCGTGGTGAGGACGTGATCGCCGAGACCTGTTTCGCCAAGAACACCGCGGTCGAGGCGGGGCAATGGGTCTGCGACCAAGCGCTTCAGTTGCACGGCGGCCTCGGGTACATGCGGGAGGCCGAGGTGGAACGCCAGTACCGCGACCAGAAGATCCTCGCGATCGGCGGCGGCACCACCGAGATCCTGACCGGCCTCGCCTCCAAACGACTGGGGTACACACCATGA
- a CDS encoding acyl-CoA carboxylase subunit beta codes for MSNREAMLEKLAALDAEHEKALAGGGPKYVDRHHRRGKLLVRERIELLLDPDSYFLELSPLAGWGSDFTVGASLVTGIGVVEGVECLITANDPTVKGGSSNPWTLKKALRADEIARANRLPVISLVESGGADLPTQKEIFIPGGAMFRNLTRLSAEGIPTIALVFGNSTAGGAYIPGMSDHVVMVDGGAKVFLAGPPLVKMATGEDADDESLGGASMHARQSGLADYFAVDEQDAIRLGRQIVSRLNWRKLGPPPAPSYDEPRFGTDDLLDIVPGDLKIPFDPRDVIARVADGSVFDEFKPLYGSSLATGWASVHGYPVGILANARGVLFSEESQKAAQFIQLANRANTPLIFLHNTTGYMVGQEYEQGGIIKHGAQMINAVSNSRVPHISILMGASYGAGHYGMCGRAFDPRFLFAWPSAKSAVMGPQQLAGVLSIVARAAAEAKGQPYDEQADQQMRAYVEGQIEAESLPMFLSGRLYDDGVIDPRDTRTVLGICLSAIHSAPVEGTSSFGVFRM; via the coding sequence ATGAGCAACCGGGAAGCAATGCTCGAGAAGCTCGCCGCCCTCGACGCCGAACACGAGAAGGCACTCGCCGGCGGCGGGCCGAAGTACGTCGACCGGCATCACCGACGCGGCAAACTGCTGGTCCGGGAACGGATCGAACTGCTGCTCGACCCGGACTCGTACTTCCTCGAGCTGTCGCCGTTGGCCGGCTGGGGATCGGACTTCACGGTCGGCGCGAGCCTGGTCACGGGCATCGGCGTGGTGGAAGGCGTCGAGTGCCTGATCACCGCGAACGACCCGACGGTCAAAGGCGGGTCGAGCAACCCCTGGACCTTGAAGAAGGCGTTGCGGGCCGACGAGATCGCGCGGGCGAACCGGCTGCCGGTGATCAGCCTGGTCGAGTCCGGCGGCGCGGACCTGCCGACGCAGAAGGAGATCTTCATCCCCGGCGGCGCCATGTTCCGGAACCTGACCCGCTTGTCCGCGGAGGGGATCCCGACGATCGCGCTGGTGTTCGGCAACTCGACCGCGGGCGGCGCGTACATCCCGGGGATGAGCGACCACGTGGTGATGGTCGACGGCGGCGCGAAGGTGTTCCTGGCCGGGCCGCCGCTGGTGAAGATGGCGACGGGTGAGGACGCGGACGACGAGTCACTCGGCGGCGCGTCGATGCACGCCCGGCAGTCCGGTCTCGCCGACTACTTCGCGGTCGACGAGCAGGACGCGATCCGGCTCGGGCGGCAGATCGTGTCCCGGCTGAACTGGCGCAAGCTCGGCCCGCCGCCCGCTCCGTCGTACGACGAACCGCGTTTCGGCACCGACGACCTGCTGGACATCGTGCCGGGCGACCTGAAGATCCCGTTCGATCCGCGGGACGTGATCGCCCGGGTGGCGGACGGGTCGGTGTTCGACGAGTTCAAGCCGCTGTACGGGTCGTCGCTGGCGACCGGGTGGGCGTCGGTGCACGGGTACCCGGTGGGGATCCTCGCGAACGCGCGCGGGGTGCTGTTCAGCGAGGAGTCGCAGAAGGCGGCGCAGTTCATCCAGCTCGCGAACCGCGCGAACACGCCGTTGATCTTCCTGCACAACACGACCGGCTACATGGTCGGGCAGGAGTACGAGCAGGGCGGGATCATCAAACACGGCGCGCAGATGATCAACGCGGTCTCGAACTCGCGCGTGCCGCACATCTCGATCCTGATGGGGGCGTCGTACGGCGCCGGGCACTACGGGATGTGCGGGCGGGCGTTCGACCCGCGCTTCCTGTTCGCGTGGCCGTCGGCGAAGTCCGCGGTGATGGGGCCGCAACAGCTCGCCGGTGTGCTGTCGATCGTCGCGCGGGCGGCCGCGGAGGCGAAGGGGCAGCCGTACGACGAGCAGGCCGACCAGCAGATGCGCGCGTACGTCGAGGGGCAGATCGAGGCGGAATCACTGCCGATGTTCCTGTCCGGCCGTTTGTACGACGACGGCGTGATCGATCCCCGCGACACCCGGACCGTCCTGGGTATCTGCCTGTCCGCCATCCATTCCGCCCCGGTCGAAGGTACGTCGTCCTTCGGCGTCTTCAGGATGTGA
- a CDS encoding biotin carboxylase N-terminal domain-containing protein, protein MITSVLVANRGEIARRIFRTARSLGLSTVAVYSSADARMPFVDEADAAVHLPGNTPGETYLRSDLIIDAARRTGADAVHPGYGFLSENAAFAQAVLDAGLTWVGPPVDAISSMGSKIEAKKLMAAAGVPVLAELTPAEVSADDLPVLVKASAGGGGRGMRVVSRLEDLAAEIDAASAEALSAFGDGTVFCERYLASGRHIEVQVMADRHGTIWAVGERECSIQRRHQKVVEEAPSPLVERIPAMRPRLFDAARKAAAAIGYVGAGTVEFLADEDGNFYFLEMNTRLQVEHPVTEETTGLDLVELQFAVAAGEHLPPEPPPTVGHAIEVRLYAEDPLHDWQPQTGTLQRFALEREVRVDSGVEDGSEVSPYYDAMLAKVIAYGPDRTAVARRLAGVLQRATIHGVGTNRDLLAWVLRHPAFLAGDTDTAFFDRHGVAPGPDDAVVRLSALAAALADAAGRQARTPVRVPSGWRNLVSQPQRKSYRYGDVVVEVEYRLTRDGLTVAGDTALISLDCGHVVLEVDGVRRSFDVAAYDGLTCVDSSLGSVALRPVERFVDPAAQVAAGSLVAPMPGTVIRVGVAVGEVVKQGQPLLWLEAMKMEHTIAAPADGVVSELTVEAGQQVEVGAVLAVVGEET, encoded by the coding sequence ATGATCACTTCGGTACTGGTGGCGAACCGCGGCGAGATCGCCCGGCGCATCTTCCGCACGGCGCGGTCGCTCGGCCTGTCGACCGTCGCGGTGTACTCGAGCGCCGATGCCCGGATGCCGTTCGTCGACGAGGCGGACGCGGCCGTACATCTTCCCGGGAACACGCCGGGCGAGACCTATCTGCGGTCCGACCTGATCATCGACGCGGCGCGGCGGACCGGGGCGGACGCCGTCCATCCGGGGTACGGGTTCCTGTCGGAGAACGCGGCGTTCGCGCAGGCGGTGCTCGACGCGGGGCTGACCTGGGTCGGCCCGCCGGTGGATGCGATCTCGTCGATGGGGTCGAAGATCGAGGCGAAGAAGTTGATGGCCGCGGCCGGCGTACCGGTGCTGGCCGAACTCACGCCGGCGGAGGTGTCCGCAGACGACCTGCCGGTGCTGGTGAAGGCGTCCGCCGGGGGTGGCGGGCGTGGGATGCGGGTGGTGTCGCGACTCGAGGATCTCGCCGCGGAGATCGACGCGGCGTCGGCGGAGGCGCTGTCGGCGTTCGGGGACGGGACGGTGTTCTGCGAGCGGTACCTGGCGAGCGGGCGGCACATCGAGGTGCAGGTGATGGCGGACCGGCACGGGACGATCTGGGCGGTCGGGGAGCGCGAGTGCTCGATCCAGCGCCGTCACCAGAAGGTCGTCGAGGAGGCGCCGTCGCCGCTCGTCGAACGCATCCCGGCGATGCGGCCGCGGTTGTTCGACGCGGCACGGAAGGCCGCGGCGGCGATCGGGTACGTCGGCGCGGGCACCGTCGAGTTCCTCGCGGACGAGGACGGGAACTTCTACTTCCTCGAGATGAACACGCGACTGCAGGTCGAGCATCCGGTGACCGAGGAGACGACCGGGCTGGACCTGGTCGAACTCCAGTTCGCCGTCGCCGCGGGCGAGCACCTTCCACCCGAGCCGCCTCCGACGGTCGGTCACGCGATCGAGGTGCGGCTGTACGCCGAGGACCCACTGCACGACTGGCAACCCCAAACCGGAACGCTCCAGCGCTTCGCACTGGAGCGGGAGGTGCGGGTGGACTCCGGGGTGGAGGACGGGTCGGAGGTTTCGCCGTACTACGACGCGATGCTGGCGAAGGTCATCGCTTACGGGCCCGATCGGACTGCTGTGGCGCGGCGACTGGCCGGCGTGCTCCAACGCGCGACGATCCACGGCGTCGGCACCAACCGGGACCTGCTCGCGTGGGTGCTGCGGCATCCGGCGTTCCTCGCGGGTGACACGGACACCGCGTTCTTCGACAGGCACGGGGTCGCGCCGGGGCCGGACGACGCGGTGGTGCGGCTCTCGGCGTTGGCCGCGGCACTGGCGGATGCGGCCGGACGGCAGGCGCGTACGCCGGTGCGCGTGCCGAGCGGGTGGCGGAACCTGGTGTCGCAGCCGCAGCGGAAGAGCTATCGGTACGGCGATGTGGTGGTCGAGGTCGAGTACCGGCTGACTCGGGACGGACTGACTGTTGCCGGCGACACGGCGCTGATTTCCCTGGACTGTGGACATGTAGTGCTCGAGGTCGATGGTGTGCGTCGGTCGTTCGACGTCGCGGCGTACGACGGCCTCACCTGCGTGGACTCGTCGCTCGGCAGTGTCGCGCTGCGCCCAGTGGAACGGTTTGTCGATCCGGCGGCGCAGGTGGCTGCGGGATCGTTGGTGGCTCCTATGCCGGGCACCGTGATCCGGGTCGGCGTCGCGGTCGGTGAAGTCGTAAAACAAGGACAGCCGCTGCTGTGGCTGGAGGCGATGAAGATGGAGCACACGATCGCGGCGCCGGCCGACGGGGTGGTCAGCGAGCTCACGGTCGAAGCAGGTCAACAGGTCGAGGTCGGCGCCGTACTGGCCGTGGTTGGGGAGGAAACATGA
- a CDS encoding acyl-CoA dehydrogenase family protein codes for MSFIESEERRELRKVVGELGKKYGYEWFTRQARSGGHTTELWLEAGKLGYLGVNLPEQYGGGGGGMADLSIVLEELGAAGCPLLMMVVSPSICGTVISRFGTDDQKQRWLPGLADGTTIMAFAITEPDAGSNSHQITTTARRTDDGWSLTGRKVFISGLDVAKAVLVVGRTEDARTGKLKPALFIVPTDAPGVEFRQIEMDLISPDKQYALFLDDVQLPREALVGSEDAALMQLFAGLNPERIMASAFALGIARHALDKATAYVKERQVWKAPIGAHQGIAHPLAQLKIELELARLMMQKAAALYDAGDDLAAGEAANMAKYAAGEVAVRATDQAVQSLGGNGMTVEYGVASLVAAARATRIAPVSREMILNFVAQHSLGLPKSY; via the coding sequence ATGAGCTTCATCGAGTCCGAAGAGCGTCGTGAGCTGCGGAAAGTCGTCGGCGAACTCGGGAAGAAGTACGGCTACGAGTGGTTCACCCGGCAGGCCCGGAGCGGCGGTCACACCACCGAGCTGTGGCTGGAGGCGGGCAAGCTCGGGTACCTCGGTGTGAACCTCCCCGAGCAGTACGGCGGCGGAGGCGGCGGGATGGCCGACCTGTCGATCGTGCTGGAGGAGCTCGGCGCGGCCGGCTGCCCGCTGCTGATGATGGTCGTGTCCCCGTCCATCTGCGGCACCGTGATCAGCCGGTTCGGCACCGACGACCAGAAGCAGCGCTGGCTGCCCGGCCTCGCCGACGGTACGACGATCATGGCCTTCGCGATCACCGAACCGGACGCCGGCTCGAACTCGCACCAGATCACCACCACGGCCCGGCGGACCGACGACGGCTGGTCGCTGACCGGACGCAAGGTTTTCATCTCCGGACTCGACGTCGCGAAGGCCGTCCTCGTCGTCGGCAGGACCGAAGACGCGCGGACCGGGAAGCTCAAGCCGGCGTTGTTCATCGTGCCGACCGACGCGCCGGGCGTGGAGTTCCGGCAGATCGAGATGGACCTGATCAGCCCGGACAAGCAGTACGCCCTGTTCCTGGACGACGTACAGCTGCCGCGCGAAGCGCTCGTCGGGTCCGAGGACGCGGCGCTGATGCAGTTGTTCGCCGGACTGAATCCGGAGCGGATCATGGCGTCCGCGTTCGCCCTCGGGATCGCGCGGCACGCGCTGGACAAGGCGACGGCGTACGTCAAGGAGCGCCAGGTCTGGAAGGCCCCGATCGGTGCGCACCAAGGGATCGCGCACCCGCTGGCGCAGCTCAAGATCGAACTCGAGCTGGCCCGCCTGATGATGCAGAAGGCCGCCGCGCTGTACGACGCGGGCGACGATCTCGCGGCGGGTGAGGCCGCGAACATGGCGAAGTACGCCGCCGGAGAAGTCGCCGTCCGAGCCACCGATCAGGCAGTGCAGTCGCTCGGCGGGAACGGCATGACGGTCGAGTACGGCGTCGCGTCGCTGGTCGCCGCGGCCCGGGCCACCCGGATCGCACCGGTCAGCCGGGAGATGATCCTCAACTTCGTCGCACAGCACAGCCTCGGGCTGCCCAAGTCGTACTAG
- a CDS encoding AMP-binding protein: protein MIVTSEFPPVEVLDVPIHDAVLGRAQEYGDRPAMVDGVTGKELSYAQLDHLTRRVAAGLAELGIRHGDVIALYSPNTILYPVVFYGATRAGATVTTVNALYTADELHKQLVDSKAKLLVTISHFLPAATAAIEGTAVEQIFVCDQAEGYRSVQELFASTGPEPEVTIDPAVDVAVLPYSSGTTGTAKGVMLTHRNIATNISQAEVMIRLGEEERIIAILPFFHIYGLSVLMNLPLRLGATVVVLPKFDLQEFLTTLDQQRITRAFVAPPVVLALAKHPAVDGVDLSALKYVTSAAAPLDGELAEACAKRLGLHAVLQAYGMTELSPGTHAVPQDDPEPPPGAVGKLFPSTEMRLVGADGNDADEGEIWIRGPQVMKGYLGRPAETDATIDADGWLHTGDIGRMDARGYLYVVDRVKELIKYHGYQVPPAELEAVLLTDDRIADAAVIGVDADGNEVPKAFVVPMPGVELTEADVIEYVAARVAPYKKIRQVEFIEAVPKAASGKILRRELRAREAARE, encoded by the coding sequence ATGATCGTCACCAGTGAATTCCCGCCCGTCGAGGTGCTCGACGTACCGATCCACGACGCCGTCCTCGGCAGAGCGCAGGAGTACGGCGACCGGCCGGCGATGGTCGACGGCGTCACCGGCAAGGAGCTCAGCTACGCGCAGCTCGACCACCTGACCCGGCGGGTCGCGGCCGGTCTGGCCGAGCTCGGCATCCGGCACGGTGACGTGATCGCGCTCTACAGCCCGAACACGATTCTCTACCCCGTGGTGTTCTACGGCGCCACGCGCGCCGGCGCGACCGTGACCACGGTGAACGCGCTCTACACCGCGGACGAGCTGCACAAGCAACTGGTCGACTCGAAGGCGAAGTTGCTGGTGACGATCTCGCACTTCCTGCCGGCCGCGACCGCAGCGATCGAGGGCACAGCCGTCGAGCAGATCTTCGTCTGCGACCAGGCCGAGGGCTACCGCTCGGTGCAGGAGCTGTTCGCGTCCACCGGACCGGAGCCGGAGGTGACGATCGATCCGGCGGTGGACGTCGCGGTGCTGCCGTACTCCAGCGGTACGACCGGCACGGCGAAGGGCGTGATGCTGACACACCGGAACATCGCCACGAACATCTCCCAGGCCGAGGTGATGATCCGGCTCGGCGAGGAGGAGCGGATCATCGCGATCCTGCCGTTCTTCCACATCTACGGGCTGTCGGTGTTGATGAACCTGCCGCTGCGGCTGGGCGCGACGGTCGTCGTGCTGCCCAAGTTCGACCTGCAGGAGTTCCTGACCACGCTCGACCAGCAGCGGATCACGCGCGCGTTCGTCGCGCCGCCGGTGGTGCTGGCGCTGGCGAAGCACCCGGCCGTGGACGGCGTGGATCTGTCCGCGTTGAAGTACGTGACGTCCGCGGCGGCGCCGCTCGACGGCGAGTTGGCGGAGGCGTGCGCGAAGCGGCTCGGGTTGCACGCCGTACTGCAGGCGTACGGGATGACCGAGTTGTCGCCGGGCACGCACGCCGTACCGCAGGACGACCCGGAGCCGCCGCCGGGCGCGGTCGGCAAGCTGTTCCCGTCGACCGAGATGCGCCTGGTAGGTGCTGACGGCAACGATGCGGACGAGGGCGAGATCTGGATCCGCGGCCCGCAGGTGATGAAGGGGTACCTCGGCCGGCCGGCCGAGACGGACGCGACCATCGACGCGGACGGCTGGCTGCACACCGGCGACATCGGGCGGATGGACGCGCGCGGCTACCTGTACGTCGTCGACCGGGTCAAGGAGCTGATCAAGTACCACGGCTACCAGGTGCCACCCGCGGAACTCGAGGCCGTCCTGCTCACCGACGACCGGATCGCGGACGCCGCGGTGATCGGGGTCGACGCGGACGGCAACGAAGTACCCAAGGCGTTCGTGGTGCCGATGCCGGGCGTGGAGCTGACCGAGGCCGACGTGATCGAGTACGTCGCCGCGCGAGTGGCGCCGTACAAGAAGATCCGGCAGGTGGAGTTCATCGAGGCGGTGCCGAAGGCGGCGTCCGGGAAGATCCTGCGGCGTGAGCTGCGGGCCCGTGAGGCAGCGCGTGAGTGA
- a CDS encoding TetR/AcrR family transcriptional regulator — MSEALKAPQQDRSRATRQRLLEAAVESLAEVGYAATTVSVVAARAGVSRGAAQHHFPTRADLFAAAVEYMTEVRLAEIRAQASRLPSGAGRTEAIVGMLADVYTGPLFRAALHLWVAASTEEPLRQQIVRLEAHVGRQAHRALLEVLDVSERTPGVRETVQGVLDMARGLGLADLLTDDSARRRGIVRQWSRILDQALREPGV, encoded by the coding sequence GTGAGTGAGGCCCTGAAGGCACCTCAGCAGGACCGTTCGCGGGCGACGCGGCAGCGGTTGCTGGAGGCCGCGGTCGAGTCGCTGGCCGAGGTCGGGTACGCCGCGACGACGGTGTCGGTCGTCGCGGCGCGGGCGGGTGTGTCGCGGGGTGCCGCGCAGCATCACTTCCCGACGCGGGCGGACCTGTTCGCAGCGGCCGTGGAGTACATGACCGAGGTGCGGCTGGCGGAGATCCGCGCCCAGGCTTCGCGGCTGCCGAGTGGTGCGGGGCGGACCGAGGCGATCGTGGGGATGCTGGCGGACGTGTACACCGGTCCGCTGTTCCGCGCCGCCCTGCACTTGTGGGTGGCGGCGTCGACGGAGGAGCCGCTGCGGCAGCAGATCGTGCGGCTGGAGGCACATGTAGGTCGCCAGGCGCACCGGGCGCTGCTGGAGGTGCTGGACGTCAGTGAGCGGACCCCTGGTGTGCGGGAGACGGTGCAGGGCGTGCTGGACATGGCCCGCGGGCTGGGGCTCGCTGACCTGCTGACGGACGACAGTGCGCGGCGGCGCGGCATTGTCCGCCAGTGGAGCCGGATCCTCGATCAGGCCCTGCGTGAACCGGGCGTGTGA